The following nucleotide sequence is from Salvia splendens isolate huo1 chromosome 2, SspV2, whole genome shotgun sequence.
caacaaaacaaaaatagactaattttacaAAATGCATTACTTCTTCCTAGCAAAAGCACCAATCTCTGAGGCCTTCATCTCATCTATACTTCCCAAACTCTTCTTAGGCACCACATTGTGTGATCTCTTCAGCCCAAACCTCTCCCTCCATCGGCTCGCACCCTTCACCAGCCTTAGCGACGAGACATCCTCATAATCATCGTCACCAGCAAGGAGCTCGTCTCTGAGAGTTTTCGTCTTGGAGAAGCTCTCCCTTGATGGCAGCATTTTGCCATTGGAGAAAACCTCATCTGCAGAGATCATAGAGTAGTTCCGGACAGAGAACTCGAAATCGGAGGACACAGGAGCTTCTCTGTAGCTCTTATCTAGCTTGACGGGCTCGAGAAAATCATTTGAAAATGAGATTCTTGGACCTGTGATTGTGTTGTACAAGGCTTGATCGTTGCTAGACATGTTTAAGCATGCCATTGCAGAATAGAGCAAGAGCAAAAATATGCagtatttctttcttttgcTTAATTTACTgttggagttggagttggaaTGCAATGTGTCTTTATATAGGGCTTCTTCAAATTTTTTTGAGTAGGTATTAATAAATGTGACTGCCCCTTTATGGTGATGAAGAAATGGTATTTACTTGTTCAAGACAAAATGGCCTCAATCATGGCGTTGTTTTTGAGCTAGAAACGTGATAAGCATATAATAATGTTTACATAGATCTGTCTATATCAATATTCAATCATATAGGATGCCAAGTTTTATgtctttttctctttatttttctatgCTTTCTCACTAGTAAAAGCTGGTTAGTATACATTGTGGTGAAACGAGCCAAAGGTTACAAGAGCATCTTAATCTTGAAATAAGCTATAAATATAACCCTGCTATGTTGAATGAATCATAATATTTATCCATTCATATAGGGTATTCTTGACCACATGGAAAATCAGATTTACTCTTTTCAAAGGCCCTTCCCCATGTGAAGTTTcatattcattttatttcataatattTCTTATTCCAATAACCacactta
It contains:
- the LOC121773603 gene encoding uncharacterized protein LOC121773603, which produces MACLNMSSNDQALYNTITGPRISFSNDFLEPVKLDKSYREAPVSSDFEFSVRNYSMISADEVFSNGKMLPSRESFSKTKTLRDELLAGDDDYEDVSSLRLVKGASRWRERFGLKRSHNVVPKKSLGSIDEMKASEIGAFARKK